One genomic window of Medicago truncatula cultivar Jemalong A17 chromosome 1, MtrunA17r5.0-ANR, whole genome shotgun sequence includes the following:
- the LOC25484108 gene encoding E3 ubiquitin-protein ligase BRE1-like 2, translated as MENSDHDEPNNKKPHLLTPVSSRVSPNSTNHSPNGKNADAGLLQLQNQQLVQQTETQKHALQDLEEKTRELKERQNSYDDILIAINQRWDQLVDDMAFLGIQAGRGKDSLETLDYLDNLQGSLPSCHPDDLLLCRLIQKDSIEGSSNDEITNYVEEALALRRLSTRELLKLIQDTVDDQMERIEDIGQVLQGDLSTEDVIIQISKIDDMTKKEADNFREVIDTLHAKHKEYTVGIQNYITECSQDQSDIKRLTGELDEIVAELEESRRKIVSLKMQKDAAMGMNSSNADSLNGNLSPEKPADRAMGLSELKHSIEEAKIVNADRLSELQDAREENQILTKKFQELQNELNDDKYVRNSRVYSLANDQLQHWIAELDRYKSLAESLQAGRVNVSKREKELKLKLESAVNARHIHDNSDSRIDELKLQLQKCIIEKNDLEITMEEAKQDTGRKDIKAEFRVMASALSKEMGMMDAQVKRWKDAALEAVSLREKAHSLREKLSGKTSELKSFANKCAEQVLEMKSSKALIEKLQEENRELEFVLDMYGLEDYQKSLPEVRESERKARSQAEILKNALDEHGLELRVRAANEAEAACEQRLAAAEAELEELRAQFDENERKNLEMTEAIKVKEAEAKTYISEIETIGQAYEDMQTQHQHLLQQVAERDDYNIKLVSESVKAKQLHSTLLSEKQALADQLQQINSLIENSKMKIANSEEQIKFILSEAAKCTQEEKHLAAALEFARWELADAEKELKLLKSVASASEKEYDQIQKDVEACEKELDSERSSRKKLEEELMQVNNQIAELNSEGRKTAVQQLEEEIRVCKNMIKCTVCSDRPKEVVIVKCYHLFCNPCIQRNLELRHRKCPACGTAFGQSDVRFVKI; from the exons ATGGAAAATTCAGACCACGACGAACCCAACAACAAGAAGCCTCATCTTCTCACTCCTGTTTCTTCCCGCGTTTCACCAAATTCAACCAACCATTCTCCTAACGGCAAaaat GCTGATGCAGGTCTCTTACAGCTCCAGAATCAGCAGCTTGTTCAGCAGACAGAAACGCAGAAACATGCTTTACAGGATCTTGAAGAAAAGACTAGAGaattaaaagaaagacaaaattcATACGATGACATATTAATTGCAATTAACCAACGCTGGGATCAG TTGGTTGATGATATGGCTTTTCTCGGGATACAAGCTGGGAGAGGCAAAGATTCTTTGGAAACTTTGGATTACCTCGATAATCTACAAG GCTCCCTTCCTTCGTGTCATCCGGATGATCTACTTCTATGTAGATTAATCCAGAAAGATTCTATTGAGGGAAGCAGTAATGACGAGATTACTAATTATGTTGAGGAAGCCCTTGCTTTGCGTCGGTTATCTACTAGGGAGTTGTTGAAACTCATTCAAGATACCGTTGATGATCAGATGGAAAGAATAGAGGATATAGGTCAGGTTTTACAGGGAGATTTATCCACAGAAG ATGTTATCATCCAAATTTCTAAGATTGATGATATGACGAAAAAGGAGGCCGACAATTTTCGTGAAGTGATTGATACTCTCCATGCAAAACACAAGGAGTATACTGTTGGTATTCAGAATTATATAACCGAGTGCTCGCAAGATCAATCTGACATTAAACGCCTTACag gaGAGCTTGACGAGATCGTGGCTGAACTCGAAGagagtagaagaaaaatagtcAGTCTGAAAATGCAAAAGGATGCAGCTATGGGAATGAATTCCTCTAATGCTGACTCATTGAATGGAAACTTGTCTCCTGAGAAGCCTGCAGATAGGGCCATGGGTTTGTCCGAGTTGAAGCACTCAATTGAGGAAGCCAAG ATCGTGAATGCTGATCGTCTTTCTGAGCTTCAAGATGCACGGGAAGAAAATCAAATATTGACAAAGAAATTTCAAGAACTTCAG AATGAACTAAATGATGATAAGTATGTACGCAATTCCCGAGTATACTCTTTGGCAAATGATCAACTTCAACACTGGATTGCTGAATTGGACAGATATAAATCATTGGCAGAGTCTCTGCAG gCTGGCAGGGTTAACGTCTCAAAACGGGAGAAGGAGTTGAAGTTGAAATTGGAGTCTGCTGTTAATGCAAGGCATATCCATGACAATTCTGACTCTAGGATTGATGAGCTCAAGCTTCAATTGCAGAAGTGTATTATTGAAAAGAATGATCTTGAAATTACGATGGAAGAGGCCAAACAGGATACTG GGAGAAAAGACATCAAAGCCGAGTTTCGTGTGATGGCTTCAGCTTTATCTAAAGAAATGGGGATGATGGACGCGCAGGTGAAGCGATGGAAAGATGCAGCTCTTGAAGCTGTATCATTACGTGAGAAAGCGCATTCACTAAGAGAAAAATTGAGTGGAAAG ACAAGCGAACTCAAGAGCTTTGCAAACAAATGTGCTGAACAGGTTTTGGAAATGAAGTCTTCAAAAGCATTG ATTGAAAAGTTACAGGAGGAGAATCGGGAGTTAGAATTTGTTTTGGATATGTATGGCCTAGAAGATTATCAGAAAAG CTTGCCAGAAGTTAGAGAATCTGAAAGGAAAGCTCGCTCTCAAGCTGAAATTCTGAAAAATGCTTTAGATGAACATGGTCTAGAGTTGAGAGTAAGAGCTGCTAATGAAGCTGAAGCTGCTTGTGAACAAAGGCTTGCTGCTGCAGAAGCTGAACTAGAGGAGTTAAGGGCCCagtttgatgaaaatgaaaG AAAAAATCTGGAGATGACTGAGGCTATTAAAGTTAAAGAGGCTGAGGCAAAAACCTATATATCTGAAATCGAG ACTATTGGTCAAGCATATGAAGATATGCAGACACAGCACCAACATCTGTTGCAGCAAGTGGCTGAGAGGGATGACTATAATATCAAG CTTGTATCAGAAAGCGTGAAGGCAAAACAATTACATAGCACTTTACTGTCTGAAAAGCAAGCCTTAGCTGATCAACTTCAACAGATTAATTCTTTGATAGAAAATTCAAAGATGAAGATTGCAAATAGTGAAGAACAG ATCAAATTCATTCTATCAGAAGCCGCTAAATGTACTCAAGAAGAAAAACACCTTGCAGCCGCCTTAGAGTTTGCCAGGTGGGAATTGGCTGATGCTGAGAAGGAGTTGAAGTTGCTCAAGTCTGTTGCTTCAGCTTCAGAGAAAGAGTACGACCAAATTCAGAAAGATGTGGAAGCTTGTGAAAAGGAATTGGACAGTGAAAG GAGTTCACGGAAGAAGCTTGAGGAAGAACTAATGCAAGTGAACAACCAAATTGCTGAGCTGAATTCTGAAGGCAGAAAAACTGCAGTACAACAACTTGAAGAAGAAATAAGAGTTTGTAAGAACATGATCAAGTGTACTGTCTGTTCTGACCGTCCAAAGGAG GTTGTGATTGTGAAGTGCTATCATCTGTTCTGCAATCCATGTATACAAAGAAATCTTGAACTCCGTCACCGCAAATGTCCTGCCTGTGGAACAGCATTTGGACAGAGCGATGTTCGTTTTGTTAAAATATGA
- the LOC25484109 gene encoding F-box protein CPR1, whose protein sequence is MTDLPPEILTGILSLLPVQSLLRFRSTSKSLQSLIDSHSFIKLHLHNSFNRSLILRHNSDFYQINDFSNLTTAVKLNPPFKGSNNFISLVGSCNGLLCLFSDGEIAFWNPTICKHRIIPSLPIPTPQHSEPNNIYADFCVYGFGFDPLTDDYKLLTIFCFVEIQQSTSESHARLFSSKTNSWKELPTMPYTLYYAQTMGVFVENSLHWIMTEKLDPLKPRVIVAFNLTHEIFNEVPFPEIGEEVNSESFEIGVAVLEGCLCMTVNYQTVKIDVWLMKEYGCRDSWCKLFTLAESCFTLPLKALRLLAYSSDGGMVLLQVDPEKLFWYDLKSEQVSCVQGIPNFDQAMICVGSLVSPSFPRKENRTSKRRDDFLSRGFKLKL, encoded by the exons ATGACGGATCTTCCGCCGGAGATACTCACCGGAATCCTCTCTCTGTTACCGGTACAATCCCTCCTCCGATTCCGTTCAACCTCAAAATCACTTCAATCTCTAATCGATTCCCACAGCTTCATCAAGCTTCACCTCCATAATTCCTTCAATCGTTCCTTAATCCTTCGACACAACTCTGATTTCTACCAAATCAACGATTTCTCTAACCTAACTACCGCCGTTAAACTCAATCCTCCTTTCAAAGGCTCCAACAACTTCATCTCTCTGGTCGGATCATGTAACGGCCTTCTCTGCCTCTTCTCCGATGGTGAAATCGCTTTCTGGAACCCTACCATCTGTAAACATCGCATTATCCCTTCCCTCCCTATTCCTACCCCTCAACATTCTGAACCTAACAACATCTACGCCGACTTTTGCGTTTACGGCTTCGGTTTTGATCCATTAACTGATGATTACAAACTCCTCACAATCTTCTGTTTCGTCGAGATACAACAATCTACTTCTGAATCACATGCGAGACTCTTCAGCTCGAAAACAAACTCGTGGAAAGAACTTCCTACCATGCCTTACACTCTTTACTATGCTCAAACAATGGGGGTTTTTGTTGAGAATTCTCTTCACTGGATAATGACGGAGAAACTTGATCCGTTGAAACCTCGTGTAATTGTTGCGTTTAACCTAACACATGAGATTTTCAATGAGGTTCCTTTTCCTGAAATTGGTGAAGAAGTGAATAGTGAGAGTTTTGAAATTGGTGTTGCGGTTCTGGAAGGGTGCCTTTGTATGACTGTGAATTATCAAACTGTTAAAATTGATGTTTGGCTGATGAAAGAATATGGATGTAGAGATAGCTGGTGTAAACTTTTTACTTTGGCAGAATCGTGTTTCACCTTACCTTTGAAAGCTTTGAGGCTTTTAGCTTATTCGAGCGATGGAGGTATGGTTCTGTTGCAAGTAGATCCTGAGAAGCTGTTTTGGTATGATCTCAAGAGTGAACAAGTTAGTTGTGTTCAAGGAATTCCTAATTTCGATCAAGCCATGATTTGTGTTGGAAGTCTTGTATCACCTTCCTTCCCTAGGAAGGAGAATCGCACAAGCAAGAGAAG GGATGACTTCTTGTCCCGAGgatttaaattgaaattgtaa
- the LOC25484110 gene encoding arginine biosynthesis bifunctional protein ArgJ, chloroplastic, whose product MYSCIPHNVSLHFHFSTTTSPNSKSTMFASRNLKIRAVSTTENQASTYIPAAPIFLPQGPWKQIPGGVTAAEGFKAAGIYGGLRAVGEKPDLALVTCDVDAISAGSFTTNVVAAAPVLYCKSTLDISNTARAVLTNAGQANAATGEAGYRDMIECVESLAKLLGVKPEEVLIESTGVIGQRIKKGALLNSLPLLVNSLTSSDEGADSAAVAITTTDLVSKSVAIESLVGRTKVRIGGMAKGSGMIHPNMATMLGVITTDAGVTSDVWRKMVQVAVNRSFNQITVDGDTSTNDTVIALASGLSGLSCISSLDSDEAIQLQACLDAVMQGLAKSIAWDGEGATCLIEVSVTGANSEAEAAKVARSVASSSLVKAAVYGRDPNWGRIAAAAGYSGVSFNQNLLRVELGDTLLMDGGEPQSFDRGEASSYLRKAGETHGTVRIQISIGNGPGHGQAWGCDLSYDYVKINAEYTS is encoded by the exons ATGTATTCTTGTATTCCTCACAACGTTTCTCTCCATTTTCACTTCTCAACAACAACTTCCCCAAATTCAAAGTCAACG ATGTTTGCTTCACGCAATTTGAAGATTCGCGCTGTATCCACTACGGAGAATCAAGCTTCTACTTACATTCCTGCTGCTCCCATTTTCCTTCCCCAAGGTCCTTGGAAGCAG ATTCCAGGTGGAGTTACTGCTGCAGAGGGTTTCAAAGCTGCGGGAATATATGGAGGGTTGCGCGCTGTAGGAGAAAAGCCTGATCTTGCACTTGTCACATGTGATGTTGATGCCATATCCGCAG GGTCATTCACGACTAATGTGGTTGCTGCTGCTCCTGTGTTATACTGCAAAAGCACGCTAGACATTTCAAACACT GCACGTGCTGTGTTAACTAATGCAGGTCAAGCAAATGCAGCTACG GGTGAAGCAGGTTACCGCGATATGATAGAATGTGTGGAAAGCCTCGCAAAG CTACTGGGAGTGAAACCCGAAGAAGTATTAATTGAATCCACTGGTGTAATTGGTCAAAGAATAAAGAAG GGGGCACTTTTAAACTCACTTCCCTTACTAGTGAATTCACTAACTTCTTCAGATGAGGG GGCAGATTCTGCAGCAGTGGCAATCACCACAACAGATCTTGTTAGCAAGAGTGTGGCAATTGAGTCTTTG GTTGGAAGAACTAAGGTCAGAATTGGGGGAATGGCAAAAGGTTCTGGAATGATCCACCCAAATATGGCTACCATGCTCGGG GTAATAACAACTGATGCCGGGGTAACCAGTGACGTTTGGAGAAAGATGGTTCAGGTTGCTGTTAATCGAAGCTTCAACCAGATAACT GTAGATGGAGATACTAGTACCAATGATACTGTTATTGCTTTGGCCAGTGGGCTGTCTGGGCTAAGCTGCATTTCTTCTCTAGACAGTGATGAGGCAATTCAACTTCAGGCATGCCTAGATGCG GTAATGCAAGGTCTTGCCAAATCTATAGCTTGGGATGGAGAAGGAGCGACGTGCCTCATTGAG GTCAGTGTGACTGGTGCAAATAGTGAGGCTGAAGCTGCAAAGGTTGCTCGTTCAGTTGCATCATCTTCACTTGTAAAG GCTGCTGTATATGGTAGAGACCCCAATTGGGGACGCATTGCTGCTGCAGCTGGTTACTCGGGGGTttcttttaaccaaaatttaCTTAGGGTGGAACTGGGGGATACGTTACTAATGGATGGTGGGGAACCACAATCGTTTGACCG GGGTGAGGCTAGTAGTTATCTGAGAAAGGCTGGGGAGACTCACGGCACAGTTAGAATTCAGATATCTATTG GCAATGGACCAGGCCATGGACAAGCATGGGGCTGTGATTTAAGCTATGATTATGTCAAAATAAATGCGGAGTACACATCATAA